In Thermothelomyces thermophilus ATCC 42464 chromosome 2, complete sequence, a single window of DNA contains:
- a CDS encoding glycoside hydrolase family 3 protein (CAZy_ID 267948): MVYRASAVWLSLVLSLSAPPTLARTIGPRDKVPEGFYAAPYYPTPHGGWLDSWKDAYAKAHALVSRMTLAEKTNITSGVGIFMGMPCVGNTGSADRLSFPQLCLQDSALGVASADNVTAFPPGITTGATWDKALMYARGVAIGREFRGKGANVHLGPSVGPIGRKPLGGRNWEGFGADPVLQAKAAALHIKGVQEQGVIATVKHLIGNEQEMFRMYNPFQPGYSANIDDRTLHELYLWPFAEAVHAGVGAVMTAYNAVNGSASSQNSYLINGLLKDELGFQGMVMSDWLSHISGVGSALAGLDLNMPGDTNVPLFGFSLWQYELTRSVLNGSVPLDRLNDMATRVVAAWYKMRQDKDFPRPNFSSNTRDRNGLLYPAAIFSPIGQVNWFVNVQEDHYKIARQVAQDAITLLKNDGSLLPLTGSGKITVFGTGAQVNPAGPNACLNRACNKGTLGMGWGSGVADYPYFDDPITAIRKRVPDVEFHNSDEFPLFFTGEAPAPDDVAVVFISSDAGENSFTVENNHGDRDADKLAAWHGGDGLVKKVADKFPNVVVVAHTVGPLILEPWIDHPSVKAVLFAHLPGQEAGESLAGVLFGDVSPSGHLPYSITRAETDYPDSIAKLKGFTLGQVQDTYSEGLYIDYRWLNKRSIKPRFAFGHGLSYTTFAFTNATIRAVTAPLDPIPPPRPSKLPTPSYPTDLPAASEAYYPDGFKPIWRYLYSWLPKSEADAAWAIGATGKQKYAYPDGYSTTQKPGPAAGGGEGGHPALWDVAWEVDVTKKTTGGVGGPGGLPRFFPGPARASVQAYVQYPPGIPYDTPPVQLRDFEKTPPLAPGESQTVTLRLTRKDVSVWDVELQNWVVPGATLGGGGKGPGRYTIWIGEASDQLFLACYTDTGKCEQGLEPPV; the protein is encoded by the exons ATGGTTTACCGCGCGAGCGCCGTTTGGCTCTCGCTGGTTCTCAGCCTCTCTGCTCCCCCAACGCTCGCCCGTACCATTGGGCCGAGAGACAAGGTCCCAGAAGGATTCTATGCGGCTCCCTACTACCCCACGCCGCACGGCGGGTGGCTTGATTCGTGGAAGGATGCGTATGCAAAGGCCCACGCCTTGGTGTCTCGGATGACTTTGGCTGAGAAGACCAACATCACGTCTGGCGTCGGCATCTTCATGGGTAT GCCATGTGTGGGAAACACGGGAAGCGCCGACCGCCTGAGCTTCCCCCAGCTCTGCCTTCAAGACTCGGCGCTTGGGGTGGCATCCGCCGACAACGTCACCGCTTTCCCACCCGGCATCACCACCGGGGCGACGTGGGATAAGGCCCTGATGTACGCCCGCGGAGTTGCTATTGGCAGGGAGTTCCGCGGCAAGGGGGCCAACGTCCATCTCGGCCCCTCCGTTGGCCCCATTGGACGGAAGCCACTCGGCGGCCGGAACTGGGAAGGGTTCGGCGCCGACCCGGTGCTGCAGGCCAAGGCGGCCGCCTTGCACATTAAGGGCGTCCAGGAGCAGGGTGTTATCGCGACCGTCAAGCATCTGATCGGGAACGAGCAGGAGATGTTCCGCATGTACAACCCGTTCCAGCCCGGGTACAGCGCCAACATTG ACGACCGGACGCTCCATGAGTTGTACCTGTGGCCGTTCGCCGAGGCCGTCCACGCCGGCGTCGGCGCGGTCATGACCGCCTACAATGCCGTGAACGGGTCCGCCTCGTCGCAGAATAGCTACCTGATCAACGGCCTCCTCAAGGACGAGCTCGGCTTCCAGGGCATGGTCATGTCAGACTGGCTCAGTCACATCTCGGGCGTCGGCTCGGCTCTGGCCGGTCTCGACCTCAACATGCCGGGCGACACCAACGTCCCGCTCTTTGGCTTCAGCCTGTGGCAGTACGAGCTGACCAGGTCCGTCCTGAACGGCTCCGTGCCCCTAGATAGGCTGAATGACATGGCTACCCGGGTGGTGGCGGCCTGGTATAAGATGAGGCAGGACAAGGATTTCCCACGGCCCAACTTCTCGTCCAACACGCGGGACCGGAACGGGCTCCTGTACCCGGCCGCCATCTTCTCTCCCATCGGCCAGGTCAACTGGTTCGTTAACGTCCAGGAGGACCACTACAAGATCGCTCGCCAGGTCGCCCAGGATGCCATTACGCTCCTCAAGAACGACGGCAGCCTTCTGCCGCTGACGGGCTCGGGAAAGATCACCGTCTTCGGGACCGGCGCGCAGGTCAACCCCGCGGGGCCGAACGCCTGTCTGAACAGGGCGTGCAACAAGGGCACCCTCGGCATGGGCTGGGGCTCGGGCGTGGCCGACTACCCCTACTTCGACGACCCCATCACGGCCATCAGGAAGAGGGTCCCGGACGTCGAGTTCCACAACAGCGACGAGTTCCCGCTCTTCTTCACGGGCGAGGCGCCGGCCCCCGacgacgtcgccgtcgtcttcATCAGCTCGGACGCGGGCGAGAACAGCTTCACGGTCGAGAACAACCACGGCGACCGCGACGCGGACAAGCTGGCAGCCTGGCACGGCGGTGACGGGCTGGTCAAGAAGGTGGCCGACAAGTTCCCGAAcgtggtcgtcgtcgcccaCACGGTGGGGCCGCTCATCCTCGAGCCCTGGATCGACCACCCTTCCGTCAAGGCCGTCCTCTTCGCCCACCTCCCGGGCCAGGAGGCGGGCGAGTCGCTGGCCGGCGTCCTCTTCGGCGACGTGTCGCCGAGCGGTCACCTCCCCTACTCCATCACCCGGGCCGAGACCGACTACCCCGACAGCATCGCCAAGCTCAAGGGGTTCACCCTCGGCCAGGTCCAAGACACGTACTCGGAGGGGCTCTACATCGACTACCGCTGGCTCAACAAGCGCTCCATCAAGCCGCGTTTCGCCTTCGGCCACGGCCTCAGCTACACCACCTTCGCCTTCACCAACGCCACCATTCGCGCCGTCACCGCCCCCCTGGACCCcatcccgccgccgcggccctcCAAGCTGCCGACCCCGTCCTACCCGACCGACCTGCCCGCCGCCTCGGAGGCCTACTACCCGGACGGGTTCAAGCCCATCTGGCGCTATCTCTACTCGTGGCTGCCGAAGTCCGAGGCGGACGCCGCGTGGGCCATCGGCGCCACCGGCAAGCAGAAGTACGCTTACCCGGACGGGTACTCAACCACGCAGAAGCccgggccggcggcgggcgggggcgagggcggccacCCGGCGCTGTGGGACGTGGCGTGGGAGGTCGACGTGACG aagaagacgacggGTGGTGTCGGCGGCCCCGGCGGGCTGCCCCGGTTCTTCCCCGGCCCGGCGCGGGCCTCGGTGCAGGCGTACGTGCAGTACCCGCCGGGCATCCCGTACGACACGCCGCCGGTGCAGCTGCGCGACTTTGAGAAGACGCCCCCCCTGGCGCCCGGCGAGAGCCAGACGGTCACGCTGCGGCTGACGCGCAAGGACGTCAGCGTCTGGGACGTCGAGCTGCAGAACTGGGTCGTCCCCGGGGCGACGCTcgggggaggagggaaagGCCCGGGCAGGTACACCATCTGGATCGGCGAGGCCAGTGATCAGCTGTTCCTGGCCTGTTATACGGATACCGGCAAGTGCGAGCAGGGGCTGGAGCCGCCCGTCTGA
- a CDS encoding mevalonate kinase like protein (orthologue of Saccharomyces cerevisiae Erg12) has translation MDAMTTQRASNGAPNSHKGHNGVHSDSEPDSISTEASDATLESVDGVNGITNGTINLKINPRRSMKRKQSSPMMPAFMVSAPGKVIVFGEHAVVHGKAAIAAAISLRSYLLVTTLSKSKRTVTLKFPDIDFDHCWNIDELPWATFQQPSKKKYYYSLVTELDPDLVAAIQPLLADVSPDKPPNIRKVHQNSAGAFLYMFLSLGSQSFPGCQYTLRSTIPIGAGLGSSATIAVCMSAALLLQLRTLSGPHPDQPPEEARIQIERINRWAYVYEMFIHGNPSGVDNTVATQGKAVVFQRTDYGKPPSVRPLWDFPELPLLLVDTKVPKSTAHEVAKVGKLRNTHPKIVGSILDAIDKVTEASAEVLTEAGFDTQSEADLARVGELMTINHGLLVSLGVSHPRLERVRELVDHQGIGWTKLTGAGGGGCCITLLKPGVDRSKLDKLEEQLDEEHFQKFETTLGGDGVGVLWPAVLKNGMDEDEQGGMEIDLEKFLSAEGNEGVERLVGVHGGGGEREGWKFWRVDNN, from the exons ATGGATGCTATGACGACACAGCGCGCATCGAACGGCGCCCCCAACAGTCACAAGGGGCACAATGGCGTCCATAGTGATTCGGAACCTGACAGTATCAGCACGGAGGCCAGTGATGCGACCCTCGAGAGCGTGGACGGCGTCAATGGCATAACCAACGGCACCATCAACCTCAAGATTAACCCGCGGAGGAGTATGAAGCGCAAGCAGTCGAGTCCGATGATGCCGGCCTTCATGGTGTCGGCGCCGGGAAAGGTGATCGTGTTTGGCGAGCACGCCGTCGTGCATGGCAAG GCCGCAATTGCCGCCGCTATCTCGTTGCGCTCCTACCTTCTCGTCACGACTCTCTCCAAATCAAAGCGGACGGTCACGCTCAAATTTCCCGACATCGATTTCGACCACTGCTGGAATATCGACGAGCTCCCGTGGGCGACCTTTCAACAACCGTCGAAGAAGAaatattactactccctcgTCACCGAACTAGACCCCGATCTGGTTGCTGCAATTCAGCCCTTGCTCGCCGACGTGTCCCCTGACAAGCCGCCCAACATTCGCAAGGTACATCAGAACTCAGCGGGAGCATTCCTCTACATGTTTCTGTCGCTCGGTTCCCAGTCGTTCCCGGGTTGCCAATACACGCTACGATCCACCATCCCGATAGGTGCCGGCCTGGGAAGCAGCGCTACCATTGCCGTGTGCATGTCGGCtgcgctcctcctccagctGCGGACGCTGTCCGGTCCCCACCCCGACCAGCCGCCCGAGGAGGCGCGCATCCAAATCGAGCGTATCAACCGCTGGGCCTACGTCTACGAGATGTTCATCCACGGCAACCCGTCAGGCGTCGACAACACGGTCGCGACGCAGGGTAAGGCGGTCGTCTTCCAGCGCACAGACTACGGCAAGCCGCCTTCGGTGCGGCCTCTCTGGGACTTCCCGGAGCTGCCGCTCCTGTTGGTTGACACCAAGGTGCCCAAGTCGACGGCGCACGAGGTGGCCAAGGTCGGAAAGCTGCGCAACACGCACCCCAAGATTGTCGGCAGCATCCTGGACGCCATCGACAAGGTCACGGAGGCGTCGGCCGAGGTGCTCACCGAGGCCGGCTTCGACACGCAGAGCGAGGCGGACCTGGCGCGCGTCGGCGAGCTCATGACCATCAACCACGGCCTGCTCGTGTCGCTGGGCGTTTCGCACCCGCGCCTGGAGCGCGTGCGCGAGCTGGTCGACCACCAGGGGATCGGCTGGACCAAGCTcacgggcgccggcggcggcggttgcTGCATCACGCTGCTCAAGCCGGGCGTCGATAGGTCCAAGCTGGACAAGCTGGAGGAGCAACTCGACGAAGAGCACTTTCAGAAGTTCGAGACGACGctgggcggcgacggcgtggGCGTCCTCTGGCCGGCCGTGCTCAAGAACGGCATGGACGAGGACGAACAGGGCGGCATGGAGATCGACCTGGAAAAGTTCCTCAGCGCGGAAGGAAACGAGGGTGTCGAGCGGTTGGTGGGTGTGCACGGAGGCGGGGGCGAGAGGGAAGGGTGGAAGTTCTGGAGGGTGGACAACAACTAA